The following are encoded in a window of Planktothrix sp. FACHB-1365 genomic DNA:
- a CDS encoding Uma2 family endonuclease: MPEMTVKDLERIESVLSEAGLDYQIEIEQGNITIMGPSDIVASEVSLEFASQLRNWVKPRRLGRVFDSAGGFILPNSDLKAPDVSFVLRDRLPRSVRYFATLVPDLVVEVKSQSDRLKKIRDKIQVYLQQGVKVAILIDPDTCQLEVYQPDQPVIVLGNGDILTLTDLLPGWELVVSEIWPPVFDEDE, translated from the coding sequence ATGCCTGAAATGACCGTCAAAGACCTAGAACGTATTGAGTCAGTCCTGAGTGAAGCTGGCTTGGACTATCAAATTGAAATCGAACAAGGTAATATTACCATTATGGGCCCATCAGATATCGTCGCCAGTGAAGTTTCCCTAGAATTTGCCAGCCAACTTCGCAATTGGGTCAAACCCCGTCGCCTGGGTCGTGTTTTTGACTCCGCAGGGGGGTTTATTTTACCCAATAGTGACCTAAAAGCGCCGGATGTATCTTTTGTGTTGCGAGATCGCCTTCCCCGTAGTGTTCGCTATTTTGCGACTCTTGTTCCCGATTTAGTAGTTGAAGTAAAATCTCAAAGCGATCGCCTGAAAAAAATACGAGATAAAATTCAAGTGTATCTGCAACAAGGGGTTAAAGTTGCTATTCTGATTGATCCTGATACCTGTCAACTGGAAGTTTACCAACCCGATCAGCCAGTTATTGTATTAGGAAATGGTGATATTTTAACCTTAACCGATCTCCTCCCCGGATGGGAATTAGTAGTTTCAGAGATCTGGCCTCCCGTATTTGATGAAGATGAATAA
- a CDS encoding HEAT repeat domain-containing protein translates to METSDRTSQEYQTALGINDWDYFLPRNHVNSPVEGKEYRIFQPQWKQIILFWLGRDDINSEEKEAFIQKLVDFDDGCGEWSYKNAYKGFYEYQAYFLAAAGINVFQECSLSDGIVEQIVKCGSGYFKKWITFIEPIGQGARIVLAENIREKVITDLIQVLETTESEVDRRLVADILGKIAVGNELAIGALIRVLETIENEYTCWTVAYSLGEVAVGNELAIKVLIQVLETTENAETRWRVADNLGKIAVGNELAIQVLIQVLETTDDRVTRWTVAKSLRKIAVGNELALQELIRILETIGDEDIRWMVAYILGEIHPENELAIQVLIRILEITGDEYIHRLVAEEGLGKIPVGNELAIRELIRVLGTTEDEDTRRWAAYILGKIAVGNELAIQALIQLLETTENEYEYTRWMFASSLWKIDPENQLAIQTLIQVLETTETEWLRSMAADSLGEIGPRNELVRRALIQVLETTKDEDTRWTVAYNLRKTTVGNELAIQDLIQVLETTEDEDTRKWVAYIFWDIAVGNELAIRALIQVLGSIKDEDAGSTVAECLGDIAVGNELAIRALIQALETTEDEDTRRWVAESLRKIDPENESAIRALIQVLETTENENTRSTVAYSLGEIIVENELAIRALIQVLETTEDEYTRRTFAERLGEIAVGNELVIQELIRALKTTQDKYIRWSFAYSLGKIIQTEKQYADVVSAIKHDLTNEVYKNNFDRFESCYDLLWQCAENLPYPKFYQAWHPNTLTPHPEITDNTPVEVLPTVRQLEQQITDISTQLSHLPVHCINVNKLLTLNIKNEIVQAFCNRLYPKLLPNETIPPVQTVTDLEREIIHLKQQLEPPHLFILLLADGTPTPEFIDYCDYLTEELHLGWVTPDPLPLPPPQRSFVTSQENLLEAVESWVGEY, encoded by the coding sequence ATGGAAACTAGCGATCGCACATCTCAAGAATATCAGACCGCTTTAGGAATTAACGATTGGGATTATTTTCTACCCAGAAATCATGTGAATAGTCCGGTGGAGGGGAAAGAGTATCGCATTTTCCAGCCCCAATGGAAACAGATCATTTTATTCTGGTTGGGGCGTGATGATATCAATTCAGAGGAAAAAGAAGCATTTATTCAAAAGTTAGTTGATTTTGATGATGGGTGTGGAGAATGGAGTTATAAAAACGCATATAAAGGTTTTTATGAATATCAAGCTTACTTTTTAGCTGCTGCGGGAATTAATGTTTTTCAAGAATGTAGTTTATCTGATGGAATTGTAGAACAAATTGTTAAATGTGGTTCTGGTTATTTTAAAAAATGGATAACTTTTATTGAACCAATAGGGCAAGGTGCAAGAATAGTATTAGCAGAGAATATTAGAGAAAAAGTTATTACTGATTTAATTCAAGTCTTAGAAACCACTGAGAGTGAAGTTGATCGCAGGTTAGTTGCCGATATTTTAGGGAAAATTGCCGTTGGAAATGAGTTAGCAATAGGGGCGTTAATTCGGGTCTTAGAAACCATTGAGAATGAATATACTTGCTGGACGGTTGCCTATAGTTTAGGAGAAGTAGCCGTTGGAAATGAATTAGCAATAAAGGTGTTAATCCAAGTATTAGAAACCACTGAGAATGCCGAGACTCGCTGGAGGGTTGCCGATAATTTAGGGAAAATAGCCGTTGGAAATGAGTTAGCAATACAGGTGTTAATCCAAGTATTAGAAACCACTGATGATAGAGTGACTCGTTGGACGGTTGCCAAGAGTTTAAGGAAAATAGCCGTTGGAAACGAGTTAGCGCTACAGGAGTTAATTCGGATCTTAGAAACCATTGGTGATGAAGATATTCGCTGGATGGTTGCCTATATTTTAGGGGAAATTCACCCTGAAAATGAGTTAGCAATACAGGTGTTAATTCGGATCTTAGAAATCACTGGGGATGAATATATTCACAGGTTAGTTGCCGAGGAGGGTCTAGGGAAAATTCCCGTTGGAAACGAGTTAGCAATACGGGAGTTAATTCGAGTCTTAGGAACCACTGAGGATGAAGATACTCGCAGGTGGGCTGCCTATATTTTAGGGAAAATTGCCGTTGGAAATGAATTAGCAATACAGGCGTTAATTCAACTATTAGAAACCACGGAAAATGAGTATGAATATACTCGCTGGATGTTTGCCTCTAGTTTATGGAAGATTGACCCTGAAAATCAGTTAGCAATACAGACGTTAATTCAAGTATTAGAAACCACTGAGACTGAATGGCTTCGCAGCATGGCTGCGGATAGCTTAGGAGAAATTGGCCCTAGAAATGAGTTAGTAAGACGGGCGTTAATTCAGGTTTTAGAAACCACTAAGGATGAAGATACTCGCTGGACGGTTGCCTATAATTTACGGAAAACTACCGTTGGAAATGAGTTAGCAATACAGGATTTAATTCAAGTATTAGAAACCACTGAGGATGAAGATACTCGCAAGTGGGTTGCCTATATTTTTTGGGATATTGCCGTTGGAAATGAGTTAGCAATACGGGCGTTAATTCAAGTATTAGGAAGCATTAAGGATGAAGATGCTGGCAGTACGGTTGCCGAGTGTTTAGGGGATATTGCTGTTGGAAATGAGTTAGCAATACGGGCGTTAATTCAAGCATTAGAAACCACTGAAGATGAAGATACTCGCAGGTGGGTTGCCGAGAGTTTAAGGAAAATTGACCCTGAAAATGAGTCAGCAATACGGGCGTTAATTCAAGTATTAGAAACCACTGAGAATGAAAATACTCGCAGTACGGTTGCCTATAGTTTAGGGGAAATTATCGTTGAAAATGAGTTAGCAATACGGGCGTTAATTCAAGTATTAGAAACCACTGAAGATGAATATACTCGCCGTACATTTGCCGAGAGATTAGGGGAAATTGCTGTTGGAAATGAGTTAGTAATACAGGAGTTAATTAGAGCATTAAAAACCACTCAGGATAAATATATTCGCTGGTCGTTTGCCTATAGTTTAGGAAAAATAATTCAAACCGAAAAACAATATGCAGATGTAGTTTCTGCCATCAAACATGACCTAACTAATGAAGTTTACAAGAATAATTTTGATCGGTTTGAAAGCTGCTATGACCTTCTCTGGCAATGCGCCGAAAATCTACCTTATCCCAAATTTTATCAAGCATGGCATCCCAACACCCTCACCCCCCATCCTGAAATAACTGATAATACCCCCGTTGAGGTATTGCCAACGGTGCGACAATTAGAGCAACAAATCACCGATATTTCTACCCAACTGTCTCACCTCCCTGTCCACTGCATCAACGTCAACAAATTACTAACCCTCAACATCAAAAACGAAATTGTCCAAGCTTTTTGTAACCGTCTCTATCCAAAATTATTACCTAATGAAACTATCCCACCAGTGCAGACCGTCACCGACTTAGAAAGGGAAATTATCCACCTGAAACAGCAACTCGAACCCCCCCATCTGTTCATTCTGTTACTCGCAGATGGGACACCCACCCCCGAATTCATCGACTATTGCGACTATCTCACGGAAGAATTACACCTCGGTTGGGTAACTCCCGACCCCCTACCCTTACCACCCCCGCAACGTTCCTTTGTGACGTCGCAGGAGAATTTATTAGAAGCGGTTGAAAGTTGGGTTGGGGAATATTAA
- a CDS encoding PIN domain-containing protein, with protein MEKSLVIGDTGFVVALLNRNDIKHQDVVKIYSQYPKIILPQTVLTEVAYLVGRDAGIQTVANFLRGLSASRFQLIELTDRDLLQVAEILEQYQDSRIDFVDATVMAVAERYKITTVLTLDQRDFRLFRPKHCLSFEILP; from the coding sequence GTGGAAAAATCCTTAGTAATTGGTGATACTGGTTTTGTTGTTGCTTTATTAAATCGTAATGATATTAAGCACCAAGATGTTGTTAAGATTTATAGCCAATATCCCAAAATAATACTTCCTCAAACCGTACTAACGGAAGTAGCCTATTTAGTGGGTCGAGATGCCGGAATTCAGACAGTTGCTAATTTTTTACGAGGTTTATCTGCTAGTCGTTTTCAGTTAATTGAATTAACTGATAGAGATTTACTCCAAGTTGCAGAAATTTTAGAACAATATCAAGATAGTCGCATTGATTTTGTTGATGCAACTGTTATGGCAGTAGCAGAACGTTATAAAATCACAACAGTTTTGACGTTAGATCAGCGAGATTTTCGCTTGTTTCGTCCGAAACATTGTCTGAGTTTTGAAATTTTACCTTAA